The Kosakonia sp. SMBL-WEM22 sequence TGGATTTAATGCCTGAGCCTGGCGGCTCCCGGTACGCCTGGCTGCGCCCCGGGAGAAGCAAAAGACTTAGCGTCGTTTTCTTGGGGAAAGTGGAAGAGTTTGTGAGTTTTTCACTTTGCTGTGTTTATAGAAGGCAAAAATAACAATAGCAATCAACAAAATAATGACTAAGAAGTGTACTATTACCATGATTTATCAGTGGCTTAGGGAGTTAATGGGGAGCCAACTAGAATGCTTCCACCCCTGTTGTGTCAAGATGGCAAAGCAAAATCAGACAATACCTTCCTTACCGTAGTGAGTTGACCACCACTTACAGAGACGGAAAAGGGCGCAAAAATGATCCCCGTCACACTAGCCCTTTTAACACTCAGTGCAAATGTGTACTATTGTCGGGTACTTAACGGCAGCGAGTAAGAGTAAAGCGCGGCGATCATCGCCCGATACATATTCCGCAGAGTGAAGCGAGAAAACTTACCTAAGCGGCTGTTATATTTTTTGAAATCTCATTTTGCATGTGCTCTTTCGTGTGGCGCACCACTGCAAATTAAGGAAATGAAATGCCTGTAATTACGCTTCCTGATGGCAGCCAACGCCATTATGACCACGCCGTAAGCCCCCTGGATGTCGCACTTGATATTGGCCCTGGCCTGGCAAAAGCCTGCATCGCCGGGCGCGTTAATGGTGAACTGGTTGATGCTTTGGACATCATCGAAAGTGATGCAAACCTTGCTATCATCACTGCAAAAGATGAAGAGGGCCTGGAGATTATCCGTCACTCTTGTGCGCACCTGTTAGGCCATGCGATTAAGCAGCTGTGGCCGCACACCAAAATGGCGATTGGCCCGGTTATCGACAACGGCTTCTATTATGACGTTGATCTTGACCATACCCTGACTCAGGAAGATATCGACGCGCTCGAAAAACGTATGCACGAGCTCGCCGAGTCCAACTACGACGTAATCAAGAAGAAAGTGAGCTGGCAGGAAGCGCGTGAAACGTTTGTCGCACGCGGCGAAAATTATAAAGTCTCCATTCTTGATGAGAACATTGCCCATGATGACAAGCCTGGCTTATATCATCATGAAGAATACATCGATATGTGCCGTGGGCCGCACGTACCGAATATGCGTTTCTGCCATCATTTCAAATTGATGAAAACGGCGGGCGCGTACTGGCGCGGCGACAGCAACAATAAGATGTTGCAGCGTATTTACGGCACCGCATGGGCCGATAAAAAAGCGCTTAACGCTTATCTGCTGCGTCTGGAAGAGGCGGCGAAACGCGATCACCGTAAAATTGGCAAGCAGCTTGACCTCTACCATATGCAGGAAGAAGCGCCGGGCATGGTCTTCTGGCATAACGACGGCTGGACCATTTTCCGCGAACTGGAAACGTTTGTACGCTCTAAGCTAAAAGCGTATCAGTACCAGGAAGTGAAAGGCCCGTTCATGATGGACCGTGTGCTGTGGGAAAAAACCGGCCACTGGGACAACTACAAAGATGCTATGTTTACGACCTCTTCGGAGAATCGTGAGTACTGCATCAAGCCGATGAACTGCCCGGGACATGTGCAGATTTTCAACCAGGGGTTGAAATCCTACCGCGACCTGCCGCTGCGTATGGCGGAGTTCGGTAGCTGCCACCGTAATGAACCATCGGGCGCGTTACACGGTCTGATGCGCGTGCGCGGCTTTACGCAAGACGACGCGCACATTTTCTGTACGGAAGAGCAGGTTCGCGATGAAGTGAACGCCTGCATCCGTATGGTCTACGATATGTACAGCACGTTTGGCTTCGAAAAGATCGTCGTCAAACTCTCCACCCGTCCTGAGAAACGTATCGGTAGCGACGAGATGTGGGATCGTGCTGAGGCGGATCTGGCAGTTGCGCTGGAAGAGAACAATATCCCATTTGAATATCAGCTGGGTGAAGGCGCATTCTACGGTCCGAAAATTGAATTTACCCTTTATGACTGCCTCGATCGTGCATGGCAGTGCGGAACGGTACAGCTGGACTTCTCCCTGCCGGCTCGTCTGAACGCCTCTTATGTGGGCGAAAGCAACGAGCGTCAGGTTCCAGTTATGATTCACCGCGCAATTCTTGGGTCACTGGAGCGCTTTATCGGCATCCTGACTGAAGAGTT is a genomic window containing:
- the thrS gene encoding threonine--tRNA ligase, with the translated sequence MPVITLPDGSQRHYDHAVSPLDVALDIGPGLAKACIAGRVNGELVDALDIIESDANLAIITAKDEEGLEIIRHSCAHLLGHAIKQLWPHTKMAIGPVIDNGFYYDVDLDHTLTQEDIDALEKRMHELAESNYDVIKKKVSWQEARETFVARGENYKVSILDENIAHDDKPGLYHHEEYIDMCRGPHVPNMRFCHHFKLMKTAGAYWRGDSNNKMLQRIYGTAWADKKALNAYLLRLEEAAKRDHRKIGKQLDLYHMQEEAPGMVFWHNDGWTIFRELETFVRSKLKAYQYQEVKGPFMMDRVLWEKTGHWDNYKDAMFTTSSENREYCIKPMNCPGHVQIFNQGLKSYRDLPLRMAEFGSCHRNEPSGALHGLMRVRGFTQDDAHIFCTEEQVRDEVNACIRMVYDMYSTFGFEKIVVKLSTRPEKRIGSDEMWDRAEADLAVALEENNIPFEYQLGEGAFYGPKIEFTLYDCLDRAWQCGTVQLDFSLPARLNASYVGESNERQVPVMIHRAILGSLERFIGILTEEFAGFFPTWLAPVQVVVMNITDSQSEYVNELTEKLQNAGIRVKADLRNEKIGFKIREHTLRRVPYMLVCGDKEVEAGKVAVRTRRGKDLGSLDVNEVIEKLQQEIRSRSLKQLEE